A DNA window from Enterobacter cloacae subsp. cloacae ATCC 13047 contains the following coding sequences:
- the maeB gene encoding NADP-dependent oxaloacetate-decarboxylating malate dehydrogenase → MDDQLKQSALDFHEFPVPGKIQVSPTKPLATQRDLALAYSPGVAAPCLEIEKDPLAAYKYTARGNLVAVISNGTAVLGLGNIGALAGKPVMEGKGVLFKKFAGIDVFDIEVDEHDPDKFINVVAALEPTFGGINLEDIKAPECFYIEQKLRERMNIPVFHDDQHGTAIISTAAILNGLRVVEKNLSDVRMVVSGAGAAAIACMNLLVALGMQKHNIVVCDSKGVIYKDREPNMAETKAAYAVDDDGKRTLEDVIDGADIFLGCSGPKVLTQEMVKKMARAPMILALANPEPEILPPLAKAVREDAIICTGRSDYPNQVNNVLCFPFIFRGALDVGATAINEEMKLAAVHAIAELAHAEQSEVVASAYGDQDLSFGPDYIIPKPFDPRLIVKIAPAVAKAAMDSGVATRPITDFDAYVDKLTEFVYKTNLFMKPIFSQARADAKRVVLAEGEEARVLHATQELITLGLAKPILIGRPSVIEMRIQKLGLQIKPGVDFEIVNNESDPRFKEYWSEYYAIMKRRGITQEQAQRAVISNTTVIGAIMVHRGEADALICGTIGDYHEHFSVVQEIFGYRDGVHTAGAMNALLLPSGNTFIADTYVNDDPTPDELAEITVMAAETVRRFGIEPKVALLSHSNFGSSKSAAACKMRQTLELVRERAPELMIDGEMHGDAALVESIRNERMPDSPLKGSANILIMPNVEAARISYNLLRVSSSEGVTVGPVLMGVAKPVHVLTPIASVRRIVNMVALAVVEAQTQPL, encoded by the coding sequence ATGGACGATCAGTTAAAACAGAGTGCCCTCGATTTTCACGAGTTTCCTGTCCCGGGTAAAATTCAGGTCTCCCCGACAAAACCGCTGGCAACCCAGCGCGACCTGGCGCTGGCCTACTCGCCGGGCGTGGCGGCACCGTGTCTCGAAATTGAAAAAGATCCGCTGGCCGCTTACAAATATACCGCGCGCGGCAACCTGGTCGCTGTGATCTCTAACGGTACGGCGGTGCTGGGCCTGGGCAACATTGGTGCGCTGGCCGGTAAGCCTGTGATGGAAGGGAAGGGCGTTCTGTTCAAGAAATTCGCCGGTATCGACGTGTTTGATATCGAAGTGGACGAACACGATCCCGATAAATTCATCAACGTCGTGGCGGCGCTGGAGCCGACCTTTGGCGGTATTAACCTCGAAGACATCAAAGCGCCGGAATGTTTCTACATTGAGCAGAAACTGCGTGAACGTATGAACATTCCCGTGTTCCATGATGACCAGCACGGGACGGCGATTATCAGCACCGCCGCCATTCTTAACGGCCTGCGCGTGGTGGAGAAAAATCTCTCTGACGTGCGCATGGTAGTTTCCGGCGCGGGTGCGGCGGCCATTGCCTGTATGAACCTGCTGGTGGCGCTCGGGATGCAGAAACACAACATTGTGGTCTGCGACTCCAAAGGCGTGATCTACAAAGACCGCGAACCGAACATGGCGGAAACCAAAGCAGCCTACGCGGTGGACGACGACGGCAAGCGTACGCTTGAGGATGTCATTGACGGCGCGGATATCTTCCTGGGCTGTTCAGGCCCGAAAGTGCTGACCCAGGAGATGGTGAAGAAGATGGCGCGTGCGCCAATGATTCTGGCGCTGGCGAACCCCGAGCCGGAAATCCTGCCGCCGCTGGCGAAAGCGGTGCGTGAAGATGCCATCATCTGTACCGGTCGCTCCGACTACCCGAACCAGGTGAACAACGTGCTCTGCTTCCCGTTCATCTTCCGTGGGGCGCTGGACGTAGGCGCGACGGCCATTAACGAAGAGATGAAGCTCGCGGCGGTGCACGCCATTGCGGAGCTGGCACACGCCGAGCAGAGCGAAGTGGTTGCTTCAGCCTATGGCGATCAGGATCTGAGCTTTGGCCCGGACTACATCATTCCAAAACCGTTCGACCCGCGTCTGATTGTCAAAATCGCGCCAGCGGTTGCGAAAGCGGCGATGGACTCCGGCGTGGCGACGCGCCCGATAACCGATTTCGATGCTTACGTGGATAAGCTCACCGAGTTTGTTTACAAAACTAACCTGTTTATGAAGCCGATTTTCTCTCAGGCTCGTGCCGACGCGAAGCGGGTGGTGCTGGCGGAAGGGGAAGAGGCGCGCGTGCTCCATGCCACGCAGGAGCTGATCACCTTAGGGCTGGCGAAGCCGATCCTGATTGGCCGCCCGAGCGTTATAGAGATGCGTATCCAGAAGCTGGGCCTGCAGATCAAACCGGGTGTTGATTTTGAGATCGTCAACAATGAATCCGACCCGCGCTTTAAAGAGTACTGGAGCGAATACTACGCGATCATGAAACGTCGCGGGATCACTCAGGAGCAGGCGCAGCGGGCGGTGATCAGCAACACCACGGTGATTGGCGCAATCATGGTTCATCGCGGCGAGGCGGATGCGCTAATCTGCGGCACCATCGGTGATTACCACGAGCACTTCAGCGTGGTGCAGGAGATCTTCGGCTATCGCGACGGGGTGCACACGGCCGGTGCGATGAACGCGCTGCTGCTGCCAAGCGGTAACACCTTTATCGCCGATACCTACGTCAACGACGATCCAACCCCGGACGAGCTGGCGGAGATCACCGTGATGGCGGCTGAAACCGTGCGTCGCTTTGGTATCGAACCGAAGGTGGCGCTGCTGTCGCACTCTAACTTCGGCTCCTCTAAATCTGCGGCGGCCTGCAAAATGCGACAGACGCTGGAGCTGGTTCGCGAGCGCGCACCGGAGCTGATGATTGACGGTGAGATGCACGGCGACGCCGCGCTGGTGGAGAGCATCCGCAATGAACGTATGCCAGACAGCCCGCTGAAAGGCTCAGCGAATATCCTGATTATGCCAAACGTGGAAGCGGCGCGTATCAGCTACAACCTGCTGCGCGTCTCGAGCTCTGAAGGGGTGACCGTGGGGCCGGTGCTGATGGGTGTGGCAAAACCGGTGCATGTGTTAACGCCGATTGCCTCTGTACGCCGTATCGTGAATATGGTGGCGCTGGCGGTAGTTGAGGCGCAGACGCAGCCGCTGTAA
- the tkt gene encoding transketolase, producing MSRKELANAIRALSMDAVQKANSGHPGAPMGMADIAEVLWNDFLKHNPNDPTWYDRDRFILSNGHASMLLYSLLHLSGYDLPLEELKNFRQLHSKTPGHPEIGYTPGVETTTGPLGQGLANAVGLAIAERTLGAQFNQPGHDIVDHYTYVFMGDGCLMEGISHEVCSLAGTLGLGKLIGFYDHNGISIDGETEGWFTDDTAKRFEAYHWHVVHEIDGHDPEAVKKAIQEAQSVKDKPSLIICRTVIGFGSPNKAGKEEAHGAALGDEEVALTRQKLGWKYPPFEIPKEIYRAWDAREEGEKAQHAWNEKFAAYKKAYPELAAEFTRRMSGGLPEDWEEKTQALIENLQSNPAKIATRKASQNTLNAIGPILPELLGGSADLAPSNLTIWSGSTSLKEDIAGNYIHYGVREFGMTAIANGIAHHGGFVPYTATFLMFVEYARNAARMAALMKARQIMVYTHDSIGLGEDGPTHQAVEQLASLRLTPNFSTWRPCDQVEAAVGWKLAVERHNGPTALILSRQNLAQIERTPEQVKDIARGGYILKDSGGKPDVILIATGSEVEITVKAAEKLTAEGHAVRVVSLPSTDIFDAQDEAYRESVLPSSVTARVAVEAGIADYWYKYVGLKGAIVGMRGYGESAPADKLFPYFGFTVENVVEKALSVL from the coding sequence ATGTCCCGTAAAGAGTTAGCCAATGCCATTCGCGCCCTCAGCATGGATGCCGTGCAAAAAGCCAATTCCGGCCACCCTGGCGCACCAATGGGCATGGCAGATATTGCCGAAGTGTTGTGGAATGATTTCCTGAAGCACAACCCTAACGACCCCACCTGGTACGATCGCGACCGTTTTATTCTCTCTAACGGCCACGCGTCGATGCTGCTCTACAGCCTGCTGCATTTGTCCGGCTACGATCTGCCGCTCGAAGAGTTGAAAAACTTCCGCCAGCTGCATTCGAAAACCCCCGGCCACCCGGAGATTGGCTATACGCCAGGGGTGGAAACCACCACCGGGCCGCTGGGACAGGGTTTAGCCAACGCCGTTGGGCTGGCCATCGCGGAACGCACGCTGGGTGCGCAGTTTAACCAGCCGGGGCATGACATCGTCGATCACTACACTTACGTCTTTATGGGTGACGGCTGTCTGATGGAGGGGATCTCCCATGAGGTCTGTTCGCTCGCGGGCACGCTGGGGCTGGGCAAGCTGATTGGCTTCTATGACCACAACGGCATCTCCATAGACGGGGAAACCGAGGGCTGGTTTACCGACGACACGGCAAAACGGTTTGAAGCCTACCACTGGCATGTGGTGCATGAAATTGACGGCCACGATCCCGAGGCGGTGAAAAAAGCAATTCAGGAAGCGCAAAGCGTGAAGGACAAACCGTCGCTGATTATCTGCCGCACGGTTATCGGCTTTGGTTCGCCGAACAAAGCAGGTAAAGAAGAGGCGCACGGTGCGGCGCTGGGTGATGAGGAAGTGGCGCTGACCCGGCAGAAACTGGGATGGAAATATCCGCCGTTCGAAATTCCGAAAGAGATTTACCGCGCATGGGATGCCCGTGAAGAGGGTGAAAAGGCCCAGCACGCCTGGAACGAGAAATTTGCCGCCTACAAAAAGGCCTACCCGGAGCTGGCGGCCGAATTCACCCGCCGCATGAGCGGAGGTCTACCGGAGGACTGGGAAGAGAAAACGCAGGCGCTGATTGAAAACCTGCAATCTAACCCGGCCAAAATCGCCACCCGTAAGGCATCGCAAAACACCCTGAATGCGATTGGCCCAATCCTGCCTGAACTGCTGGGCGGTTCGGCGGATCTGGCCCCCAGCAACCTGACCATCTGGTCTGGCTCGACATCGCTGAAAGAGGATATCGCCGGAAACTATATTCACTATGGCGTACGCGAGTTCGGCATGACCGCCATTGCCAACGGTATCGCTCATCACGGGGGATTTGTCCCCTACACCGCCACCTTCCTGATGTTTGTGGAATACGCCCGTAACGCCGCGCGCATGGCGGCCCTGATGAAAGCGCGGCAGATTATGGTTTACACCCATGACTCCATCGGGCTTGGGGAAGACGGGCCAACCCACCAGGCCGTTGAACAGCTGGCGAGCCTGCGCCTGACGCCAAACTTCAGCACCTGGCGTCCGTGCGATCAGGTCGAGGCCGCGGTGGGCTGGAAGCTGGCAGTAGAGCGCCATAATGGACCGACGGCGCTGATCCTGTCACGTCAGAACCTGGCGCAGATTGAACGCACGCCGGAGCAGGTGAAAGACATTGCCCGCGGCGGTTACATTCTGAAGGACAGCGGCGGCAAGCCGGATGTGATCCTGATTGCCACCGGTTCCGAGGTGGAGATTACCGTCAAAGCGGCGGAGAAGCTGACTGCCGAAGGTCACGCGGTGCGCGTGGTTTCCCTGCCTTCAACCGACATCTTTGACGCACAGGATGAGGCATATCGTGAATCGGTCCTGCCATCCAGCGTGACGGCCCGCGTGGCGGTTGAGGCTGGCATTGCCGACTACTGGTACAAATATGTCGGGCTGAAAGGGGCCATTGTCGGCATGCGGGGATACGGTGAATCGGCGCCGGCCGACAAGCTGTTCCCGTATTTCGGTTTTACCGTTGAGAACGTCGTTGAGAAGGCGTTAAGCGTGCTTTAG
- the tal gene encoding transaldolase, whose product MNQLDGIKQFTTVVADSGDIESIRHYQPEDATTNPSLLLKAAGLSHFSHLIDDAIAYGKQRGKTQEQQVAEASDKLAVNFGAEILKSIPGRVSTEVDARLSFDKEKSINKARRLVELYQEQGIDKSRILIKLASTWEGIRAAEVLEKEGIHCNLTLLFSFAQARACAEAGVFLISPFVGRIYDWYQAKQPMDPYVVEEDPGVKSVRNIYDYYKQHRYETIVMGASFRRTEQILALAGCDRLTISPDLLKKLQDKEETVIRKLVPTSTVLPKPKAMTEAEFRWEHNQDPMAVEKLADGIRQFAVDQRKLEDLLAAKL is encoded by the coding sequence ATGAACCAACTTGACGGCATCAAACAATTCACTACCGTGGTTGCAGACAGCGGCGATATCGAGTCGATTCGGCACTACCAGCCTGAAGACGCAACCACCAACCCGTCGCTGCTGCTCAAAGCGGCAGGGCTTTCCCATTTTAGTCATCTGATTGATGACGCCATTGCCTATGGCAAACAGCGCGGCAAAACCCAGGAACAACAGGTTGCCGAAGCCAGTGACAAGCTGGCGGTTAATTTCGGTGCGGAAATTCTGAAAAGCATCCCGGGGCGCGTCTCCACCGAAGTCGACGCCCGCCTCTCCTTCGATAAAGAGAAGAGCATCAATAAAGCCCGCCGCCTCGTCGAACTCTACCAGGAGCAGGGGATCGACAAATCACGCATTCTGATTAAGCTCGCCTCCACCTGGGAAGGCATCCGCGCGGCGGAAGTGCTGGAAAAAGAGGGGATCCACTGCAACCTGACGCTGCTGTTCTCGTTTGCGCAGGCGCGCGCCTGTGCCGAAGCGGGCGTATTCCTGATCTCACCGTTCGTCGGGCGCATCTACGACTGGTATCAGGCAAAACAGCCGATGGATCCGTACGTGGTAGAAGAAGACCCGGGCGTGAAGTCGGTACGTAATATCTACGACTATTACAAGCAGCACCGCTACGAGACCATCGTAATGGGGGCCAGCTTCCGCCGCACCGAGCAGATCCTGGCGCTGGCAGGGTGTGACCGTCTGACCATCTCCCCTGACCTGCTGAAAAAGCTGCAGGACAAAGAAGAGACGGTGATCCGTAAACTGGTACCGACCTCCACCGTACTGCCCAAACCGAAAGCCATGACCGAAGCGGAATTCCGCTGGGAGCACAATCAGGACCCAATGGCCGTGGAAAAACTGGCGGACGGCATCCGCCAGTTCGCCGTCGACCAGCGCAAACTTGAAGATCTTCTCGCCGCCAAACTTTAA